One segment of Nostoc piscinale CENA21 DNA contains the following:
- a CDS encoding GerMN domain-containing protein, which yields MNDEQKSNRISSGVVAAVSAAVIAVSGGVAWLTTQSQKAPITTNPANPNQSIQQQPTPPSTTQQDEKTAQVYWLKPKDKNVALVPKSVEVAATQPNQALERAFQALLEGPSDSTDSTTIPKGTKLLGLKVNGDEVHVNLSNSFTSGGGSTSMVARVGQVVYTASSLNPKAKVYIDVDGKRLDVLGGEGVELEQPLTRESFDKNYPL from the coding sequence ATGAATGATGAACAAAAATCTAATCGCATATCTTCGGGCGTAGTTGCAGCTGTTTCTGCTGCTGTAATTGCGGTTAGTGGTGGTGTAGCTTGGTTAACTACCCAGTCCCAAAAAGCGCCTATCACAACTAACCCCGCTAACCCTAATCAAAGCATTCAACAACAGCCCACACCACCATCAACTACCCAACAAGACGAAAAAACTGCTCAAGTTTATTGGCTGAAACCCAAAGACAAAAATGTGGCTTTAGTGCCTAAATCAGTAGAAGTAGCTGCTACTCAGCCCAACCAAGCCTTAGAAAGAGCTTTCCAAGCTTTATTAGAAGGGCCAAGCGACAGTACAGACTCAACCACCATTCCCAAAGGTACTAAGCTACTAGGCTTGAAAGTCAATGGTGATGAAGTCCACGTCAATTTATCCAATAGCTTTACCAGTGGTGGCGGTAGTACCTCAATGGTGGCGCGTGTCGGCCAAGTTGTGTACACAGCCTCCAGCTTAAACCCCAAAGCCAAGGTTTACATTGACGTAGATGGTAAACGTTTAGATGTGTTAGGTGGTGAAGGCGTAGAGTTGGAACAACCCCTAACCCGTGAAAGCTTTGATAAGAATTATCCACTTTAG
- a CDS encoding ArsR/SmtB family transcription factor — MKQALPVPPEVVQQVAEYFSLLSEPMRLRLLHLLRDEEKCVQELVEATQTSQANVSKHLKVMWQAGILSRRSEGTCAYYRVEDEMIFELCNQVCDRIATRLEQQARNFRVLNTKL, encoded by the coding sequence ATGAAACAAGCGTTGCCTGTACCGCCGGAAGTGGTGCAACAAGTAGCCGAATATTTCAGCCTGTTAAGTGAGCCGATGCGTCTGCGGCTGTTGCACTTACTACGGGATGAAGAAAAATGTGTACAAGAATTGGTAGAGGCAACACAAACTTCCCAGGCGAATGTCTCTAAACACCTGAAAGTAATGTGGCAAGCCGGAATCCTTAGCCGTCGCAGTGAAGGAACTTGCGCTTACTACCGGGTGGAAGACGAAATGATTTTTGAATTGTGTAATCAGGTGTGCGATCGCATCGCTACAAGGTTAGAACAGCAAGCTCGTAACTTTCGCGTTCTGAATACAAAACTTTAG
- a CDS encoding proline--tRNA ligase, with protein MRLSQMLFVTLRDDPADAEIPSHKLLLRAGYIRRIGSGIYAYLPFMWRVLQKVSQIVREEMNATGAQECLLPQLQPSDLWKESGRWDTYTKAEGIMFSLIDRREQQLGLGPTHEEVITAIARDMIRSYRQLPLHLYQLQTKFRDEIRPRFGLMRGREFIMKDGYSFHVDEESLKKTYQDMYQAYSNMLRRSGLAFRPVEADSGAIGGSGSTEFMVLAEAGEDEVLYTEDGKYAANVEKAVSLPADAETSPFTSYEKRETPGTDTIEKLSSFLKCSPTQIVKSVLYQTVYDTGLTVLVLVSIRGDQEVNEVKLQNELTRLAANYGAKAVIALNVPSAETQQTWAAKSLPLGYIAPDISDEYIAANKQVQAKFVRLVDKTAVDLKNFVTGANETGYHVVGANWNEQFQLPESVVDLRKARPGDRALHNPEQTLSSARGIEVGHIFQLGTKYSVAMGATYTNEQGEEKPLVMGCYGVGVSRLAQAAVEQSYDKDGIIWPVAIAPYHAIVTIPNINDAQQVQIAEKLYTELNQAGIETLLDDRDERAGVKFKDADLIGIPYRIVTGRAIANGKVEVVERATRQSQEIAIDEVITTLKQWITTAIEGKN; from the coding sequence ATGCGACTGTCACAAATGTTATTCGTTACACTCAGGGATGATCCTGCTGATGCGGAAATTCCCAGCCATAAGTTATTACTCCGTGCAGGGTATATTCGTCGCATCGGTAGCGGTATCTATGCTTATCTCCCGTTTATGTGGCGGGTGTTGCAAAAGGTTTCTCAAATTGTGCGCGAAGAAATGAACGCCACAGGCGCACAAGAATGTTTGCTACCCCAATTACAGCCCTCTGATTTATGGAAAGAATCAGGACGTTGGGATACTTATACTAAAGCTGAGGGAATTATGTTTTCCCTTATTGATCGCCGTGAGCAACAATTAGGATTAGGGCCGACTCATGAAGAAGTCATCACAGCGATCGCTCGTGATATGATTCGCTCTTATCGTCAGTTACCGCTACATCTCTACCAACTGCAAACCAAATTCCGCGACGAAATTCGCCCCCGTTTCGGTTTAATGCGCGGACGAGAATTCATCATGAAAGATGGCTACTCCTTCCACGTCGATGAAGAAAGCTTGAAAAAAACCTACCAAGATATGTACCAAGCCTACAGCAATATGCTGCGGCGGTCTGGGTTGGCGTTCCGTCCCGTAGAGGCTGACTCTGGTGCAATTGGTGGTTCCGGTTCTACCGAATTTATGGTGTTGGCGGAAGCAGGGGAAGACGAAGTTCTCTACACTGAAGATGGTAAATACGCCGCCAACGTCGAAAAAGCTGTGTCTTTACCTGCGGATGCAGAAACTTCACCGTTTACTAGTTATGAAAAACGGGAAACACCAGGAACAGATACGATTGAAAAACTCTCTTCATTCTTGAAATGTTCTCCGACCCAAATAGTTAAAAGCGTTTTGTATCAAACAGTTTATGACACAGGCTTGACTGTATTGGTACTAGTGAGTATTCGTGGAGATCAAGAAGTTAATGAAGTTAAATTACAAAATGAATTAACGCGGTTAGCAGCTAACTACGGCGCAAAAGCAGTCATCGCCTTAAATGTACCCAGTGCAGAAACACAACAAACCTGGGCGGCGAAATCGCTTCCTTTGGGTTACATTGCGCCAGATATTAGTGATGAATATATTGCAGCTAATAAACAAGTCCAAGCCAAATTTGTGCGGTTAGTAGATAAAACAGCCGTTGATTTGAAAAACTTCGTTACTGGTGCAAATGAAACTGGTTATCACGTTGTTGGTGCTAACTGGAATGAGCAATTTCAGCTACCTGAAAGTGTAGTAGATTTGCGGAAAGCTAGACCAGGCGATCGCGCCCTGCACAACCCTGAGCAAACTCTCTCTAGCGCACGCGGTATCGAAGTCGGTCATATCTTCCAATTAGGCACAAAATATTCTGTGGCGATGGGTGCAACTTATACAAATGAGCAAGGAGAAGAAAAACCCTTGGTGATGGGTTGCTATGGTGTGGGTGTATCACGTTTGGCACAAGCCGCCGTTGAGCAATCTTACGATAAAGATGGGATTATTTGGCCTGTAGCGATCGCACCTTATCACGCGATCGTGACAATTCCGAATATTAACGATGCCCAACAAGTGCAAATTGCCGAAAAACTTTACACCGAACTTAATCAAGCCGGAATTGAAACATTATTAGACGACCGTGATGAACGCGCCGGGGTTAAATTTAAAGATGCTGATTTAATCGGTATACCTTATAGAATTGTTACGGGACGTGCAATTGCCAACGGCAAAGTTGAAGTAGTAGAAAGAGCCACTCGTCAATCTCAAGAAATTGCCATTGATGAAGTTATAACTACACTTAAACAATGGATTACTACTGCAATAGAAGGGAAAAATTAA
- the accB gene encoding acetyl-CoA carboxylase biotin carboxyl carrier protein produces MPFDFNEIRQLLVTIAQTDIAEVTLKSNDFELSVRKAGSINNHTVPQAAIGGVAAVTTVAAGGVAPTLSPERILDTAVAGAGVQVTGNAPSAIDQRLVEVASPMVGTFYRAPAPGEAPFVEVGDRVRQGQTVCIIEAMKLMNEIEAEISGQVMEILVQNGEPVEYGQPLMRINPD; encoded by the coding sequence GTGCCATTTGACTTTAATGAAATCCGTCAACTGCTGGTAACTATTGCACAAACAGATATTGCAGAAGTAACTCTCAAAAGTAATGACTTTGAGCTATCGGTACGTAAAGCTGGCAGCATAAACAATCACACTGTACCGCAAGCTGCTATTGGTGGTGTGGCGGCAGTAACAACAGTTGCAGCCGGAGGAGTGGCACCAACGCTCTCTCCAGAGCGAATTTTAGATACTGCTGTAGCAGGAGCGGGTGTACAAGTTACAGGAAATGCACCGTCAGCGATAGATCAAAGATTAGTCGAAGTTGCTTCGCCAATGGTAGGAACTTTTTATCGCGCACCTGCACCTGGGGAAGCACCATTTGTGGAAGTAGGCGATCGCGTCCGTCAGGGTCAAACTGTGTGTATCATTGAAGCTATGAAGCTGATGAACGAAATTGAAGCTGAAATATCAGGGCAAGTTATGGAAATTCTGGTTCAAAATGGGGAACCAGTAGAATATGGTCAACCTTTGATGCGAATTAACCCTGATTAA